One Bacteriovorax sp. PP10 DNA window includes the following coding sequences:
- a CDS encoding HEAT repeat domain-containing protein, with amino-acid sequence MKHATRFLLLLAFTISAHAQAAINNSEVKSALLNKYMVNYTDKAQIAMLKTETLKQGGQSVEALIEVMKNGKYPDKNRWMATFLLGQIMGEKSAPFLSKFLHHPHWVMRMASLKTMLALKQKNYGHQYATLLKDDSFIVRSQALDNIRTLKTAEAAPQVWAMLYDKKNYYQPTMNGKPLKAKRSNIIKNVILTIGDLKFEKARLPLIKMIQKDRYNDIFAEMDTSLSKITGLTSPKGEQGKKRIFWQRMALNTTIQ; translated from the coding sequence ATGAAACACGCAACTCGTTTTCTACTTCTCTTAGCTTTTACAATTTCTGCTCATGCTCAGGCGGCCATCAACAACTCTGAAGTGAAGTCGGCACTACTTAATAAGTATATGGTCAACTACACAGATAAAGCTCAGATCGCGATGCTTAAAACTGAAACTCTTAAGCAGGGCGGACAATCGGTTGAAGCGCTTATCGAAGTTATGAAGAATGGAAAATACCCTGATAAAAACCGTTGGATGGCGACATTCCTTCTAGGTCAGATTATGGGGGAGAAATCAGCACCATTCCTTTCAAAGTTCCTTCATCACCCTCACTGGGTTATGAGAATGGCGAGTCTTAAGACGATGCTGGCCTTGAAACAAAAAAATTACGGACATCAGTATGCGACTCTATTAAAAGATGATTCGTTTATTGTCCGCTCTCAAGCACTAGATAACATCAGAACATTAAAGACAGCTGAAGCCGCTCCACAAGTCTGGGCAATGCTTTACGATAAAAAGAATTACTACCAGCCGACAATGAATGGAAAACCGCTAAAGGCAAAACGTTCAAACATTATTAAGAACGTGATCCTGACAATTGGTGACCTGAAGTTTGAAAAGGCGAGACTACCGTTAATTAAAATGATCCAAAAAGACCGCTACAACGATATCTTCGCTGAAATGGATACGAGCTTATCAAAGATTACTGGTTTAACTTCTCCAAAAGGTGAGCAAGGTAAAAAGAGAATCTTCTGGCAACGTATGGCACTGAATACAACGATTCAGTAA